From Pectobacterium carotovorum, one genomic window encodes:
- the exuR gene encoding transcriptional regulator ExuR, producing the protein MALTEPRRLYQQLAAELKQRIESGMYQVGEKLPAERYISEEMNVSRTVVREAIIMLEVEGYVEVRKGSGIHVISNQQKTPFINSGDIEFVAAGPFELLQARQLIESNIAEFAATQVTRQDIIQLMEIQEYARQEDRFRDSQWDLKFHVQVALATQNSAMATIVEKMWSQRIHNPYWRKLHEHIDDKSIESWCEEHDRILKALIRKDPYAAKLAMWQHLENTKQMLFRATTDDFEFNVDRYMFAENPVVHLDQIHAGKS; encoded by the coding sequence ATGGCACTCACTGAACCCCGACGGCTATACCAGCAGTTAGCCGCAGAATTAAAACAGCGCATCGAAAGTGGTATGTACCAGGTCGGCGAAAAATTACCGGCAGAACGCTATATTTCTGAAGAAATGAACGTCAGCCGCACCGTGGTGCGCGAAGCCATCATAATGCTGGAAGTCGAAGGGTACGTTGAAGTACGCAAAGGTTCAGGCATTCACGTTATTTCCAACCAGCAGAAGACCCCGTTCATTAATAGCGGCGATATTGAATTCGTCGCGGCCGGTCCGTTTGAGCTGCTTCAGGCACGTCAACTCATTGAAAGCAATATTGCTGAATTTGCGGCCACGCAGGTAACCCGTCAGGACATCATTCAACTGATGGAAATTCAGGAGTATGCACGTCAGGAAGATCGCTTCCGTGATTCTCAGTGGGATCTCAAATTCCACGTTCAGGTCGCGCTGGCAACACAAAACTCTGCGATGGCGACTATCGTCGAAAAAATGTGGAGCCAACGGATCCATAATCCTTACTGGCGCAAACTGCATGAGCACATTGACGACAAGTCGATAGAAAGCTGGTGCGAAGAGCACGACCGCATTCTTAAAGCGCTGATTCGCAAAGATCCTTACGCCGCCAAGCTGGCCATGTGGCAACATCTGGAAAACACAAAACAGATGCTGTTTCGCGCCACGACGGACGATTTCGAGTTTAACGTCGATCGCTATATGTTCGCCGAGAACCCGGTCGTTCATCTCGATCAGATACACGCCGGTAAGTCTTAA
- a CDS encoding MFS transporter produces MRKIKGLRWYMIGLVTIGTVLGYLTRNAISVAAPTLQDQLHITTQQYSYIVAAYSACYTIMQPIAGYVLDLLGTKIGYAMFAILWAIFCMGTALANSWGGLAIARGAVGMAEAAMIPAGLKASSEWFPAKERSVAVGYFNVGSSIGAMIAPPLVVWAIVAHSWEMAFIITGALSLVWAICWLVFYKHPKDQKKLSDEERDYILSGQEAQHQTNNAKKMSAWQILRNRQFWGIALPRFLAEPAWGTFNAWIPLFMFKAYGFNLKEIAMFAWMPMLFADIGCILGGYLPMLFQKYFKVNLIVSRKLVVTMGAILMIAPGMIGLFSSPYVAIALLCVGGFAHQSLSGALITLSSDVFGRNEVATANGLTGMAAWMASTMFALVVGALADTLGFSPLFAALAVFDLLGAVVIWTVLKNQPASEVAAAAETLKEANQH; encoded by the coding sequence ATGCGTAAAATCAAAGGATTACGCTGGTATATGATCGGCCTGGTGACCATTGGCACCGTGCTGGGATACCTGACGCGTAATGCAATTTCTGTCGCCGCACCGACGTTACAGGATCAATTGCATATCACCACACAGCAATATTCTTACATCGTTGCTGCCTACTCAGCCTGTTATACCATTATGCAACCCATCGCTGGTTATGTGCTGGATCTGCTGGGCACCAAAATCGGCTATGCCATGTTTGCCATTCTGTGGGCTATTTTCTGTATGGGAACCGCGCTGGCAAACAGCTGGGGGGGGTTAGCGATCGCCCGCGGCGCGGTCGGTATGGCGGAAGCCGCGATGATCCCTGCGGGCCTGAAAGCCAGCAGCGAATGGTTTCCGGCAAAAGAGCGCTCTGTCGCGGTGGGTTACTTCAACGTGGGGTCATCCATCGGTGCGATGATCGCGCCGCCGCTGGTGGTGTGGGCGATTGTGGCACACAGCTGGGAAATGGCCTTTATCATTACCGGTGCGCTGAGCCTGGTCTGGGCCATCTGCTGGCTCGTTTTTTATAAACACCCTAAAGATCAGAAAAAACTCAGTGACGAAGAGCGCGACTATATTCTTAGCGGGCAGGAAGCGCAGCACCAAACCAATAACGCGAAGAAAATGTCTGCCTGGCAGATCCTGCGTAACCGTCAATTCTGGGGTATCGCGCTGCCGCGTTTTCTGGCTGAACCGGCCTGGGGAACGTTCAACGCGTGGATCCCGCTATTCATGTTTAAAGCCTACGGCTTTAACCTAAAAGAAATCGCCATGTTCGCGTGGATGCCGATGCTGTTCGCCGATATCGGCTGTATTCTGGGCGGCTACCTGCCGATGCTGTTCCAGAAATATTTCAAAGTGAACCTGATCGTTTCCCGCAAGCTGGTGGTGACGATGGGAGCGATATTGATGATTGCACCGGGGATGATCGGGCTGTTTTCTAGCCCTTACGTCGCCATCGCGCTGCTGTGCGTCGGCGGTTTCGCGCACCAGTCGCTGTCCGGCGCGCTGATTACTCTGTCATCTGACGTATTTGGCCGTAATGAAGTCGCCACGGCAAACGGTTTAACCGGTATGGCGGCCTGGATGGCAAGCACCATGTTCGCACTGGTTGTAGGCGCACTGGCCGATACGCTGGGCTTTAGCCCGCTGTTTGCTGCACTGGCGGTGTTTGACCTGTTAGGCGCCGTCGTCATCTGGACGGTGTTGAAAAACCAACCCGCTTCAGAAGTCGCTGCCGCGGCTGAAACCTTGAAAGAAGCCAACCAGCACTGA
- the uxaC gene encoding glucuronate isomerase, which translates to MPQFLSEDFLLDSEFARRLYHEYAVDQPIFDYHCHLPPEQIAENYRFKNLYDIWLKGDHYKWRAMRTNGVPERLCTGDASDWEKFEAWAATVPHTIGNPLYHWTHLELRRPFGVTGTLLSPSTAKDIWDRCNAMLERDDFTARGIMQQMNVKMVGTTDDPIDDLRHHKTVAQDSSFSIKVLPSWRPDKAFNIELATFNDYMAKLGEVSDTDIRRFSDLQAALTKRLDHFAAHGCKVSDHALDVVMFAEADEATLDSILARRLSGEALSEHEVAQFKTGVLVWLGAEYARRGWVQQYHIGALRNNNLRQFKLLGPDVGFDSINDRPLAQELSRLLSKQNEENLLPKTILYCLNPRDNEVLGTMIGNFQGEGMPGKMQFGSGWWFNDQKDGMQRQMTQLAQLGLLSRFVGMLTDSRSFLSYTRHEYFRRILCQMIGRWVEDGEAPADLPLLGEMVKNISFDNAKNYFAIEL; encoded by the coding sequence ATGCCCCAGTTTCTGAGTGAAGATTTTCTGTTAGACAGTGAATTTGCCCGTCGTCTTTATCATGAGTATGCCGTCGACCAGCCGATATTTGACTACCACTGCCATCTGCCGCCTGAGCAGATCGCGGAAAACTATCGCTTCAAAAATTTGTATGACATCTGGTTGAAAGGCGATCACTACAAGTGGCGTGCGATGCGCACCAACGGTGTGCCTGAGCGTTTGTGTACGGGCGATGCCAGCGACTGGGAAAAATTTGAAGCCTGGGCTGCTACCGTGCCGCACACCATCGGCAACCCGCTTTATCACTGGACACACCTGGAGCTGCGCCGTCCGTTTGGCGTAACTGGCACGCTGCTGTCACCAAGCACGGCAAAAGACATTTGGGATCGCTGTAATGCCATGCTGGAACGCGATGATTTTACCGCGCGCGGCATCATGCAGCAGATGAACGTGAAAATGGTCGGTACGACGGACGATCCGATTGACGATCTGCGCCACCATAAAACCGTAGCTCAGGATTCAAGCTTCTCTATCAAAGTGCTGCCGAGCTGGCGTCCGGATAAAGCGTTCAACATTGAACTGGCAACCTTCAACGACTATATGGCAAAACTGGGTGAAGTGTCCGACACCGACATTCGTCGTTTTAGCGATCTGCAAGCCGCACTGACCAAACGTCTGGATCACTTCGCGGCGCACGGCTGTAAAGTGTCTGACCACGCGCTGGATGTCGTGATGTTTGCTGAAGCCGATGAGGCAACGCTGGACAGTATTCTGGCGCGTCGTCTTTCTGGCGAAGCGCTGAGCGAACATGAAGTGGCGCAGTTCAAGACTGGCGTTCTGGTCTGGCTGGGGGCGGAATATGCGCGTCGCGGCTGGGTTCAGCAGTATCACATTGGCGCACTGCGCAACAATAACCTGCGTCAGTTCAAGCTTCTGGGGCCGGACGTGGGTTTCGACTCCATCAACGACCGTCCGCTGGCTCAGGAACTGTCTCGCCTGCTCAGCAAGCAGAATGAAGAAAACCTGTTGCCTAAAACCATCCTTTACTGCCTGAACCCGCGCGATAACGAAGTGCTCGGCACCATGATCGGCAACTTCCAGGGTGAAGGGATGCCGGGCAAGATGCAGTTCGGTTCCGGCTGGTGGTTCAACGATCAGAAAGACGGCATGCAGCGCCAGATGACCCAGCTCGCACAGCTTGGCTTACTGAGCCGCTTCGTCGGCATGCTGACCGATAGCCGTAGCTTCCTGTCTTACACCCGCCATGAATATTTCCGCCGCATTCTGTGCCAGATGATTGGCCGCTGGGTGGAAGATGGCGAAGCGCCAGCCGATCTGCCGTTGCTGGGCGAAATGGTGAAAAACATCAGTTTCGATAACGCTAAAAACTATTTTGCCATCGAGCTGTAA
- a CDS encoding tagaturonate reductase: MQTLNRRNFPGRQHPDRVIQFGEGNFLRAFVDWQLDLLNEHTDLDAGIVVVRPIDSDFPPALDTQDGLYTTIIRGLNEQGEAVREPRLIRSVNREINVYRQFDEYLALAHDPNIRFVFSNTTEAGISYHAEDRLNDAPPVSFPAKLTRLLYERFCHFDGAADKGWVLLPCELIDYNGVALKELVLRYAAQWKLTPTFTAWLNDHNTFCSTLVDRIVTGYPRAEVEALEQEMGYKDTFWDTAEHFYLFVIQGPQWLAEELRLNKLDLNVRIVDDIKPYKERKVAILNGAHTALVPVAFLAGLDTVGESMDDALIGKFVEKTIAEEIVPVLDLPHDELTSFAQAVLSRFRNPFIQHQLLSISLNGMTKFRTRILPQLLTYRERHGELPARLTFALAALIAFYRGERSGEGDALQTYPLQDDAHWLERYSTLWAGVKENTVSLAELVNVVLRDADHWEQDLTQVPGLAAQVTEQLQTIVERGMRAAVEGYC; encoded by the coding sequence ATGCAAACGTTAAATCGTCGTAACTTCCCCGGTCGTCAACACCCGGATCGTGTTATCCAGTTTGGTGAAGGTAACTTCCTGCGCGCCTTCGTCGACTGGCAGTTGGATTTGCTGAATGAACATACCGATCTGGATGCGGGCATTGTCGTTGTTCGTCCGATCGATTCCGATTTCCCGCCCGCGCTGGACACTCAGGATGGGTTGTACACCACCATTATCCGCGGTCTGAACGAGCAGGGTGAAGCCGTGCGCGAACCCCGTCTGATCCGTTCGGTAAACCGTGAAATCAACGTGTACCGTCAGTTCGATGAGTATCTGGCACTGGCGCACGATCCAAACATTCGTTTTGTTTTCTCCAATACCACCGAAGCGGGTATCAGCTATCACGCGGAAGACCGCCTGAACGACGCGCCGCCAGTCAGCTTCCCGGCGAAATTAACCCGTCTGCTGTATGAGCGTTTCTGCCATTTTGACGGCGCAGCGGATAAAGGCTGGGTGCTGTTACCGTGCGAACTGATTGATTATAACGGCGTGGCGCTGAAAGAGCTGGTGCTGCGCTATGCCGCACAGTGGAAGCTGACGCCAACGTTTACCGCCTGGCTGAACGATCACAACACCTTCTGCTCGACGCTGGTAGACCGCATTGTGACGGGTTACCCACGTGCCGAAGTTGAAGCGCTAGAGCAGGAAATGGGCTACAAGGATACCTTCTGGGACACGGCGGAACATTTCTATCTGTTTGTGATTCAGGGGCCACAGTGGCTGGCGGAAGAGCTGCGTCTGAACAAGTTGGATCTGAACGTTCGTATCGTTGATGACATCAAGCCGTATAAAGAACGTAAAGTGGCGATTCTCAACGGTGCCCATACCGCGCTGGTGCCGGTGGCATTCCTGGCGGGTCTGGATACCGTTGGCGAGTCGATGGATGATGCCCTGATTGGCAAATTCGTGGAAAAAACCATTGCCGAAGAGATTGTGCCGGTACTGGATTTGCCGCATGACGAACTGACCTCGTTTGCTCAGGCTGTGCTAAGCCGCTTCCGTAACCCTTTCATTCAGCATCAGCTGTTATCTATCTCGCTGAATGGTATGACCAAATTCCGCACCCGTATCCTGCCGCAACTGCTGACTTACCGCGAGCGCCACGGTGAACTGCCTGCACGCTTGACGTTTGCGCTGGCGGCCTTGATTGCGTTCTATCGCGGCGAGCGCAGCGGTGAAGGCGATGCGTTGCAAACCTACCCGTTGCAGGACGATGCACACTGGCTGGAGCGTTATTCCACGCTGTGGGCGGGCGTAAAAGAAAACACCGTCAGCCTGGCTGAGCTGGTGAATGTAGTACTGCGCGATGCCGATCACTGGGAACAGGATTTAACACAGGTTCCTGGCCTGGCTGCGCAGGTGACTGAACAGTTGCAAACCATCGTTGAGCGCGGCATGCGCGCAGCCGTGGAAGGTTATTGCTAA
- a CDS encoding UxaA family hydrolase has translation MQSIIKIHSLDNVAVALRDVEQGETVSVDSHTVTLQQPVVRGHKFALETIAPGEMITKYGLPIGHALVSIAPGEHIHSQNAKTNLSDLDEYQYQPEFLELPPQMGDRDVQLYRRKNGDVGIRNELWILPTVGCVNGIARQIQQRFLKETNDAEGIDGVYLFSHTFGCSQLGQDHENTRTMLQNMVRHPNAGAVLVIGLGCENNQVDAFRTTLGDFDSDRVTFMVCQQQDDEVEAGLERLHTLYEAMRHDKREPGKLSELKFGLECGGSDGLSGITANPLLGRFSDYLIANGGTTVLTEVPEMFGAERILMSRCRDEATFEKTVHMVNDFKQYFIAHDQPIYENPSPGNKAGGITTLEEKSLGCTQKAGQSKVVDVLKYGERLHTPGLNLLSAPGNDAVATSALAGAGCHMVLFSTGRGTPYGGFVPTVKLATNSELAKKKPHWIDFDAGRLIHDMPMDELLSQFVELIVEIADGKRTKNEVNDFRELAIFKSGVTL, from the coding sequence ATGCAAAGTATTATAAAAATTCATTCTCTGGACAATGTGGCTGTCGCCCTGCGTGATGTTGAGCAAGGCGAAACGGTGTCGGTGGATAGCCATACGGTGACACTTCAGCAACCTGTCGTGCGCGGACATAAGTTCGCGCTGGAAACCATCGCACCGGGAGAAATGATTACCAAGTATGGCCTGCCGATCGGCCATGCGTTGGTGTCTATTGCTCCCGGAGAACACATCCATTCCCAGAATGCGAAAACCAATCTGAGCGATCTGGATGAATATCAGTATCAGCCTGAGTTCCTCGAACTGCCGCCACAGATGGGCGATCGGGACGTACAGCTCTATCGTCGCAAAAATGGCGATGTGGGTATCCGCAATGAGCTGTGGATCCTGCCAACCGTCGGTTGCGTGAACGGGATTGCTCGCCAGATCCAGCAGCGTTTCCTGAAAGAAACCAATGACGCGGAAGGGATCGACGGCGTTTATCTGTTTAGTCATACCTTCGGTTGTTCACAGCTCGGTCAGGATCACGAAAACACCCGTACGATGCTGCAAAACATGGTGCGTCACCCGAATGCGGGGGCGGTGCTGGTGATCGGTCTGGGGTGTGAGAACAATCAGGTTGATGCATTCCGCACGACGCTGGGCGATTTTGATTCCGATCGTGTAACGTTCATGGTGTGTCAGCAGCAGGACGATGAAGTGGAAGCCGGCCTGGAACGTCTGCATACGCTGTATGAGGCGATGCGTCATGACAAACGCGAGCCGGGTAAGCTGAGCGAACTGAAGTTTGGTCTGGAATGCGGTGGCTCTGATGGGCTATCCGGTATTACGGCCAACCCGCTGTTAGGCCGTTTCTCCGACTACCTGATCGCCAACGGCGGCACCACCGTGCTGACCGAAGTACCGGAAATGTTCGGTGCGGAACGTATCCTGATGAGCCGCTGCCGTGATGAAGCCACGTTTGAGAAAACCGTGCACATGGTGAACGATTTCAAACAGTACTTCATCGCGCACGACCAGCCGATTTACGAAAACCCATCGCCGGGTAATAAGGCGGGGGGAATCACCACGCTGGAAGAGAAATCACTGGGCTGTACGCAAAAAGCCGGACAGAGCAAAGTGGTGGATGTACTGAAATATGGTGAGCGCTTACATACTCCGGGGCTCAACCTGCTCAGTGCGCCGGGGAATGATGCCGTCGCAACCAGCGCGCTGGCGGGGGCTGGCTGCCATATGGTGCTGTTCAGTACCGGACGCGGCACGCCTTACGGCGGATTCGTACCTACCGTAAAACTGGCGACCAACAGTGAACTGGCGAAGAAGAAACCGCACTGGATTGATTTCGATGCGGGGCGTCTGATCCATGACATGCCGATGGATGAGCTGCTGAGCCAGTTCGTAGAGCTGATTGTCGAGATTGCTGACGGCAAGCGGACGAAGAATGAAGTGAACGACTTCCGCGAATTAGCCATATTTAAGAGCGGCGTGACGTTGTAA